A region from the Cryptosporangium arvum DSM 44712 genome encodes:
- a CDS encoding MarR family winged helix-turn-helix transcriptional regulator, producing the protein MTGSPRWLDDEQQKVWQDLLTVVIALPTLLDRQLERDAGISNFEYSVLARLSMTDALTMRLSELAEDCNCTLPRLSKVMVRFERRDWVTRYPDPDNGRYTLATLTEAGLRKVVDSAPGHVERVRELVFDPLSGAQQRHLGAGLARLAATVRDQLGDR; encoded by the coding sequence ATGACCGGCTCGCCCCGTTGGCTCGACGACGAACAGCAGAAGGTCTGGCAGGACCTCCTCACCGTGGTGATCGCGCTGCCCACGCTGCTCGATCGCCAACTGGAGCGAGACGCGGGCATCTCGAACTTCGAATACAGCGTGCTGGCGCGGCTCTCGATGACCGACGCGCTCACCATGCGCCTCAGCGAACTGGCCGAGGACTGCAACTGCACGCTGCCGCGGCTGTCAAAAGTGATGGTCCGCTTCGAACGACGCGATTGGGTCACCCGCTATCCCGACCCCGACAACGGCCGATACACCTTGGCGACGCTCACCGAGGCCGGCCTGCGCAAAGTCGTGGACAGCGCACCGGGCCACGTCGAACGGGTCCGGGAATTGGTGTTCGATCCGCTCAGCGGCGCTCAGCAACGCCACCTCGGCGCCGGACTCGCGCGCCTGGCCGCCACGGTGCGCGACCAACTCGGCGACCGCTGA
- a CDS encoding diguanylate cyclase domain-containing protein, whose protein sequence is MVRLGDVVARYGGEEFAAVLTPTDPEHLHAVAERIRKSICDARSRSTTPGQRPDAPTVHVRRRRIVVPGQGGRAEPGERRPDRGAELTLQRSPSWSRTVAARRASPAPRWRC, encoded by the coding sequence GTGGTTCGCCTCGGTGACGTGGTCGCCCGCTACGGCGGGGAAGAGTTCGCCGCCGTCTTGACGCCCACCGATCCCGAGCACCTGCACGCTGTCGCCGAACGCATTCGGAAATCGATCTGCGACGCCCGATCGCGCTCGACGACGCCCGGACAACGCCCGGACGCCCCAACAGTTCACGTTCGTCGCCGACGAATCGTTGTACCGGGCCAGGGCGGACGAGCGGAACCGGGTGAGCGTCGCCCCGATCGAGGTGCTGAATTGACGCTTCAGCGGTCGCCGAGTTGGTCGCGCACCGTGGCGGCCAGGCGCGCGAGTCCGGCGCCGAGGTGGCGTTGCTGA
- a CDS encoding magnesium and cobalt transport protein CorA — MASQTEGFVWIGLQQPTDEDIATLAEELSLPPLAVEDAVVAHQRPKLEQYGDVLFAVLKPVRYVNHDEVLETAELALFLGPHFLVTVRHGESGVLSQVRSELNQPDGPLAAYGPAGVLYRAADLVVDGYEEALERINVDVDDIEAQVFGDRDTDHGERIYKLKREIAEFRRAAVPLNAPLQRLAGGTVPGVDEALSENFRDVHDHVLRTIDAIEAHDRLLSDILQADLSRLSVRQSELALKQNEVTARQNEDMRKISAWAAIGLAPTAIAGLYGMNFDNMPELRWEYGYFGVLAVIAAVCVTLYVLFRRNGWL; from the coding sequence GTGGCGTCGCAGACCGAAGGCTTCGTGTGGATCGGGTTGCAGCAGCCCACCGACGAGGACATCGCCACGCTCGCCGAGGAGCTCTCGCTCCCGCCGCTGGCCGTCGAAGACGCCGTGGTGGCCCATCAGCGGCCCAAACTCGAGCAGTACGGCGACGTGCTGTTCGCCGTCCTCAAGCCGGTCCGCTACGTCAACCACGACGAGGTGCTGGAGACCGCGGAGCTCGCGCTGTTCCTCGGTCCGCATTTCCTCGTCACTGTTCGTCACGGTGAGAGTGGTGTCCTGAGCCAGGTGCGCTCCGAGCTCAACCAACCCGACGGCCCGCTGGCTGCCTATGGCCCGGCCGGCGTGCTGTACCGAGCCGCTGACCTGGTCGTCGATGGGTACGAAGAGGCGCTGGAACGGATCAACGTCGATGTCGACGACATCGAGGCGCAGGTGTTCGGAGACCGCGACACCGATCACGGGGAACGCATCTACAAGCTCAAGCGGGAGATCGCGGAGTTCCGCCGGGCTGCTGTGCCGCTGAACGCGCCACTACAGCGGCTGGCCGGGGGAACGGTGCCAGGAGTGGACGAGGCGCTCTCGGAGAATTTCCGGGACGTCCACGACCACGTGCTGCGGACCATCGACGCGATCGAGGCGCACGACCGGTTGCTCAGCGACATCCTCCAAGCCGATCTGAGCCGCTTGAGCGTCCGGCAGAGCGAGCTGGCGTTGAAGCAGAACGAGGTCACCGCCCGCCAGAACGAGGACATGCGCAAGATCTCGGCGTGGGCGGCCATCGGTCTGGCGCCGACCGCGATCGCCGGTCTCTACGGGATGAATTTCGACAACATGCCGGAGTTGCGGTGGGAGTACGGCTACTTCGGGGTCCTCGCGGTCATCGCCGCGGTCTGCGTCACCTTGTACGTGCTCTTCCGGCGCAACGGCTGGCTGTGA
- a CDS encoding (R)-mandelonitrile lyase, which produces MEFIKPQSSSKAPADWFTGDVWWDVVVAGQEPSRMRANLVRFSPGARTNWHTHALGQTLHVVSGVALIGTRDGTVFEAHPGETVTCPPGEEHWHGAAPDRFMEHLALWEGDATTWAEPVTDDHYNAARTTSR; this is translated from the coding sequence ATGGAATTCATCAAGCCGCAGTCCAGCAGCAAGGCCCCGGCCGACTGGTTCACCGGCGACGTCTGGTGGGACGTCGTCGTCGCCGGTCAGGAACCCTCGCGGATGCGCGCCAACCTGGTCCGGTTCTCCCCCGGCGCCCGCACCAACTGGCACACCCACGCGCTCGGCCAGACCCTGCACGTCGTCTCCGGCGTCGCGCTGATCGGCACCCGTGACGGGACGGTCTTCGAGGCCCACCCCGGCGAGACCGTCACCTGCCCGCCCGGCGAGGAGCACTGGCACGGCGCGGCACCCGACCGGTTCATGGAGCACCTCGCACTCTGGGAAGGCGACGCCACCACCTGGGCCGAGCCGGTCACCGACGACCACTACAACGCCGCTCGCACCACCAGCCGCTGA
- a CDS encoding SDR family oxidoreductase, translating into MSGSDRDRLDGRRALVTGGSKGSGKAVVERLREMGADVYATARTMPKGYEHPDRFIEADTSTIDGANAVAARISEGGALDILVHVVGGSSTPPGGFAVITEEQWLTELNLNFLGAVRLDRALLPAMIESGSATVLHFTSIQREMPLHDATLAYAAAKSALRTYSKGLANELAPRGIRVNAISPGGIATEATENFVDLLAEGNGLTREEARQTIYDSLGGVPLGRFATTEEIADLVGFLVSDRASAIVGAEYVIDGGTVPTI; encoded by the coding sequence ATGTCTGGTTCGGATCGCGACCGTCTCGACGGTCGCCGGGCACTGGTCACGGGCGGATCGAAGGGCTCAGGCAAGGCCGTAGTCGAGAGACTCCGGGAAATGGGCGCCGACGTGTACGCGACGGCCCGAACGATGCCCAAGGGCTACGAGCACCCTGACCGGTTCATCGAGGCGGACACGTCAACGATCGACGGCGCCAACGCCGTCGCCGCCCGAATCTCCGAGGGCGGCGCACTGGACATCCTGGTGCACGTCGTCGGAGGGTCGTCGACGCCACCCGGCGGCTTCGCGGTCATCACCGAAGAGCAGTGGCTCACCGAGTTGAACCTCAACTTCCTGGGAGCGGTACGACTCGACCGAGCGCTTCTCCCGGCGATGATCGAGTCCGGGTCGGCGACGGTGCTGCACTTCACCTCGATCCAGCGCGAAATGCCTCTACACGACGCGACCCTGGCGTACGCAGCCGCGAAGAGCGCGCTGCGCACCTACAGCAAGGGACTTGCCAACGAGCTCGCGCCGCGCGGCATACGGGTCAACGCGATCAGCCCCGGCGGGATAGCGACCGAGGCCACCGAGAACTTCGTGGATCTGCTCGCCGAGGGCAACGGACTCACCCGTGAGGAAGCCAGGCAGACGATCTACGACTCCCTCGGGGGAGTACCGCTGGGACGATTCGCGACCACCGAGGAGATCGCCGACCTGGTCGGGTTCCTGGTCTCGGATCGCGCCTCGGCGATCGTCGGCGCGGAGTACGTCATCGACGGCGGGACCGTCCCGACCATCTGA
- a CDS encoding NADP-dependent oxidoreductase: MKAVRYHEFGHVEVLRQEDVDRPVPGPGQVLVKVVATSFNPVDDHIRLGVLAGAIPTPLPITPGLDLAGTVAELGAGVSGLRVGDPIVAMLPLDAHGGAAEYALVAADLIAAAPQSIALADAAALPLTGLAARQAAVELAGIRSGQTVLVNGAGGAVGSIVVQLAADAGAEVTAVDSPEHADRLRGYGARNVVGPLDLEAGPASVGGPFDVVINHVRLAPDDLAGLTPYVADGGIVVSSAGPVPADESRSVRSASVWVAPSGSGLADLVARIDAGRLKLHVVDRRPLHDLAAVHDEAANGKLRGKTVIVVA; encoded by the coding sequence ATGAAGGCAGTTCGGTACCACGAGTTCGGCCACGTCGAGGTCCTGCGCCAGGAGGACGTCGACCGTCCGGTACCCGGCCCCGGCCAGGTGCTGGTGAAGGTCGTGGCCACGTCGTTCAACCCCGTCGACGACCACATCCGGCTCGGTGTGCTCGCCGGAGCCATCCCCACGCCGTTACCGATCACGCCCGGCCTGGACCTGGCCGGCACCGTCGCCGAGCTCGGCGCGGGGGTGAGCGGGCTGCGGGTCGGTGACCCGATCGTCGCGATGCTCCCGCTCGACGCGCACGGCGGAGCGGCCGAGTACGCGCTGGTCGCGGCGGACCTGATCGCGGCCGCTCCGCAGAGCATCGCGCTGGCCGACGCCGCCGCGCTGCCGCTGACCGGTCTGGCCGCCCGCCAGGCCGCGGTCGAGCTCGCCGGGATCAGGTCCGGTCAGACCGTGCTGGTGAACGGCGCGGGTGGTGCCGTGGGCAGCATCGTCGTCCAGCTCGCGGCCGACGCCGGGGCGGAGGTCACCGCGGTCGACTCGCCCGAGCACGCCGACCGTCTGCGCGGCTACGGTGCGCGGAACGTCGTCGGTCCGCTGGACCTCGAGGCCGGTCCCGCGTCCGTCGGCGGCCCCTTCGACGTGGTGATCAACCACGTCCGGCTGGCGCCGGACGACCTGGCCGGACTGACCCCGTACGTGGCCGACGGCGGCATCGTGGTCAGCTCCGCCGGGCCGGTGCCGGCCGACGAGAGCCGCTCGGTGCGCAGCGCGAGCGTGTGGGTCGCCCCGAGCGGCTCCGGACTGGCCGACCTGGTCGCCCGGATCGACGCCGGACGCCTCAAGCTCCACGTCGTCGACCGCCGCCCCCTGCACGACCTGGCGGCCGTCCACGACGAGGCCGCCAACGGCAAGCTACGAGGCAAAACAGTCATCGTCGTCGCCTGA
- a CDS encoding DUF6544 family protein — translation MSLEKKSPPPHGLTARTLGDWQGLLIATRPAATFTPTLVAEHPEPVRRWLTHAIEPGTPLLTSVEIRTTGQIRLRGWRPFSATQRLSPDGGYVWAATARVLGPPVVGFDRYTRGTGEMRWRLFDAVPVVQGTGADITRSASDRHACELLWAAPAAALSSHVSWQPLDADRAVARIGRVAGAHGAHETHEVTVTVDTEGTLTDLVMSRWGKPGRAPFASHPFGATLSGEISDAGFTIPRTASAGWFHGTDQQDSGEFVRYTVESLRYR, via the coding sequence ATGTCGCTGGAAAAGAAGTCCCCGCCCCCGCACGGACTCACCGCCCGCACGCTGGGCGACTGGCAAGGCCTGCTGATCGCGACCCGACCGGCCGCCACCTTCACTCCGACGCTGGTCGCGGAGCACCCGGAACCGGTGCGCCGCTGGCTGACGCACGCCATCGAACCGGGAACCCCGCTTCTGACCTCGGTCGAGATCCGCACCACAGGACAGATCCGGCTCCGCGGATGGCGGCCCTTCAGCGCGACACAGCGGCTCTCACCGGACGGCGGATACGTATGGGCAGCGACCGCACGGGTGTTAGGACCTCCGGTGGTCGGGTTCGACCGCTACACCCGCGGCACCGGTGAGATGCGCTGGCGGCTCTTCGACGCCGTCCCCGTGGTCCAGGGCACGGGGGCGGACATCACCCGTAGCGCCTCCGACCGGCACGCCTGTGAGCTGCTGTGGGCAGCACCGGCCGCGGCCCTGAGCTCGCACGTCAGCTGGCAGCCGCTCGACGCCGACCGGGCCGTCGCCCGGATCGGACGCGTCGCCGGGGCCCACGGGGCGCACGAAACCCATGAGGTGACGGTGACGGTTGACACGGAAGGGACGTTGACCGACCTGGTCATGTCCCGATGGGGTAAACCGGGCCGCGCACCCTTCGCCTCACATCCTTTCGGCGCCACGCTGAGCGGCGAGATCAGCGACGCTGGATTCACCATTCCGCGCACCGCGTCCGCCGGCTGGTTCCACGGCACCGACCAACAGGACTCCGGCGAATTCGTCCGATACACCGTCGAGAGCCTCCGCTACCGCTGA
- a CDS encoding SPFH domain-containing protein has product MTLVVVALVVVLVVVLLLLVTGVRLVQQFEKGVVLRFGRLLPELREPGLHFIVPLADRMIKVTMQTVVVGIPPQGAITRDNVTLVVDAVVYYRVIDPVKAVINVQNYALAVSQVAQTSLRSVIGRADLDTLLSDREQINDELKQVIDAPTEGPWGLHIERVEVKDVSLPEGMKRSMSRQAEAERERRARVIAADGEFQASAKLAQAARAMDATPGALQLRLLQTVVDVAAEKNSTLVMPFPVELLRFFDRVTPADTAVTEAQPVATSEHNGHQTADLDPTVLAVPRSATTIATNPG; this is encoded by the coding sequence ATGACGCTGGTCGTCGTGGCCCTGGTCGTCGTCCTGGTCGTGGTGCTTCTCCTGCTGGTCACCGGCGTGCGCCTGGTCCAGCAGTTCGAAAAGGGCGTGGTGCTGCGTTTCGGGCGGTTGCTTCCCGAGCTGCGAGAGCCCGGACTGCATTTCATCGTTCCGTTGGCCGATCGCATGATCAAGGTGACGATGCAGACCGTGGTGGTGGGTATCCCGCCGCAGGGCGCGATCACCCGCGACAACGTGACGCTGGTCGTCGACGCGGTCGTTTACTACCGGGTGATCGATCCGGTCAAGGCCGTCATCAATGTCCAGAATTACGCACTGGCGGTGTCCCAGGTCGCGCAGACGTCGCTGCGTTCGGTGATCGGCCGGGCCGATCTGGACACGTTGCTGTCCGACCGGGAGCAGATCAACGATGAGCTCAAGCAGGTCATCGACGCTCCGACCGAAGGTCCGTGGGGCCTGCACATCGAGCGTGTCGAGGTCAAGGACGTGTCGCTGCCCGAAGGCATGAAGCGTTCGATGTCGCGACAGGCCGAAGCCGAGCGGGAGCGCCGCGCGCGGGTCATCGCTGCCGATGGTGAGTTCCAGGCTTCGGCGAAGCTGGCGCAGGCGGCTCGGGCGATGGATGCGACGCCAGGGGCGCTCCAGCTGCGGCTGCTGCAGACCGTGGTCGACGTCGCCGCGGAGAAGAACAGCACGCTGGTGATGCCGTTCCCGGTCGAGCTGCTGCGCTTTTTCGACCGGGTGACCCCGGCCGACACCGCGGTCACCGAGGCACAGCCGGTGGCCACCAGCGAACACAACGGACACCAGACCGCCGATCTGGACCCGACCGTCCTCGCGGTTCCGAGGAGCGCCACGACCATCGCCACCAACCCCGGCTGA
- a CDS encoding gamma-glutamylcyclotransferase family protein produces the protein MPLLFSYGTLRDPGVQQATFGRELTGEPDALLGYRLTRVEITDPHVLAVSGQTHHPMLTPSANPADTVDGAALEVTEADLLRADEYEVDDYRRVQAPLTSGRTAWVYVEA, from the coding sequence GTGCCATTGCTCTTCTCCTACGGGACGCTTCGCGATCCCGGCGTCCAGCAGGCCACGTTCGGTCGCGAACTGACCGGTGAGCCCGACGCCCTGCTCGGGTACCGCCTCACCCGGGTCGAGATCACCGACCCGCACGTCCTGGCGGTCAGCGGCCAGACCCATCACCCCATGCTGACGCCCAGCGCGAACCCCGCCGACACCGTCGACGGAGCGGCGCTGGAGGTCACCGAGGCCGACCTGCTCCGCGCCGACGAGTACGAGGTCGACGACTACCGTCGCGTGCAGGCACCCCTCACCAGCGGCCGCACGGCCTGGGTCTACGTGGAGGCCTGA
- a CDS encoding phosphoketolase family protein — translation MTILASTTPRQRSPHDLALIDAYWRAANYLSVGQIYLMDNPLLREPLSVDDVKPRLLGHWGTTPGLNLLYAHMNRVINERALNALYVTGPGHGGPGLVANAYLEGTYSEVYSAIGQDEEGMRALFRQFSFPGGIPSHVAPETPGSIHEGGELGYALVHAYGAAFDNPDLLVLCVVGDGEAETGPLAASWHSNKFLNPVTDGAVLPVLHLNGYKIANPTVLARIPEDELAALMRGYGHRPYFVTGDDPLAVHQQLAETLDAVVDEIGTIQQEAREATGKRRTSLRAAWPMIVLRTPKGWTGPKEVDGLPVEGTFRSHQVPLSETRTNVTHRVQLEQWMRSYRPEELFDPTGRLVPELQALAPKGVRRMSANPHANGGRLLRDLVMPPFRDYAVGVEQPGLESSSATGVLGGFLRDIITANPDRFRLFGPDETASNRLSAVFEKTDRAWDAEVVPGDDHLSADGRVMEVLSEHLCQGWLEGYLLTGRHGMFSCYEAFIHIVDSMFNQHAKWLKTTRHIPWRAPIASLNYLLSSHVWRQDNNGLSHQDPGFIDHVVNKKADTVRVYLPPDANTLLSVADHCLRSRHYVNVIVAGKQPALNYLNIDEAVAHCARGLGIWKWASSTDGEPDVVLACAGDVPTLEAVAAAAVLRKRLPELRVRVVNVVDLMRLQPDTEHPHGLSDRDFDALFTSDKPVVFAYHGYPSLIHRLTYSRANHHNFHVRGYKEEGTTTTPFDMVMLNDLDRYRLVMDVIDRVPSLGSRAAMLRQQMADARLAARAHTRDHGEDDPAVANWTWTT, via the coding sequence ATGACAATTCTCGCGTCCACGACACCTCGGCAGCGAAGCCCGCACGACCTGGCCCTCATCGACGCGTACTGGCGGGCGGCGAACTACCTGTCGGTCGGTCAGATCTATCTGATGGACAACCCACTCCTCCGAGAGCCGCTGAGCGTCGACGACGTCAAGCCGCGCCTGCTGGGGCACTGGGGCACGACCCCCGGTCTGAACCTGCTGTACGCGCACATGAATCGGGTCATCAACGAGCGCGCCCTGAACGCGTTGTACGTCACCGGCCCGGGGCACGGCGGTCCGGGCCTGGTGGCCAACGCGTACCTGGAAGGCACCTACAGCGAGGTCTACTCCGCGATCGGCCAGGACGAGGAGGGTATGCGGGCGCTGTTCCGGCAATTCTCGTTCCCCGGCGGCATCCCCAGCCATGTGGCGCCCGAGACACCGGGGTCGATCCACGAGGGTGGTGAACTCGGCTACGCCTTGGTGCACGCGTACGGTGCCGCATTCGACAACCCGGACCTGCTGGTGCTCTGCGTCGTCGGGGACGGCGAGGCCGAGACCGGTCCGCTGGCCGCCAGCTGGCATTCGAACAAGTTCCTCAACCCGGTCACCGACGGTGCGGTGCTGCCCGTGCTGCACCTCAACGGCTACAAGATCGCCAACCCGACGGTGCTGGCCCGGATACCCGAGGACGAACTGGCCGCCCTGATGCGCGGCTACGGCCACCGGCCCTACTTCGTCACCGGGGACGACCCCCTCGCGGTCCACCAGCAACTCGCGGAAACCCTTGACGCGGTCGTGGACGAAATCGGGACCATCCAGCAGGAAGCCAGGGAGGCCACCGGGAAGCGGCGGACATCACTGCGGGCGGCCTGGCCGATGATCGTGCTGCGCACCCCGAAAGGCTGGACCGGACCCAAGGAGGTCGACGGGCTCCCGGTCGAGGGAACCTTCCGCTCTCATCAGGTGCCGTTGTCCGAGACCCGCACCAACGTGACCCACCGCGTGCAGTTGGAGCAGTGGATGCGCAGCTACCGCCCGGAGGAACTGTTCGACCCCACCGGACGGCTGGTTCCCGAACTGCAGGCGCTCGCCCCCAAGGGTGTCCGCCGGATGAGCGCGAACCCGCACGCCAACGGCGGCCGCCTGCTCCGCGATCTGGTCATGCCGCCCTTCCGCGACTACGCCGTAGGCGTCGAACAACCAGGGCTCGAGTCCAGCTCGGCCACCGGCGTGCTCGGCGGGTTCTTGCGCGACATCATCACGGCCAACCCTGACCGGTTCCGGCTGTTCGGTCCGGACGAGACCGCCTCCAACCGGCTCTCGGCGGTGTTCGAGAAGACCGACCGCGCCTGGGACGCCGAGGTGGTGCCCGGTGACGATCACCTCTCCGCCGACGGCCGGGTGATGGAGGTGCTCTCCGAGCACCTGTGTCAGGGCTGGCTCGAGGGCTATCTGCTCACCGGCCGGCACGGGATGTTCAGCTGCTACGAGGCGTTCATCCACATCGTCGATTCGATGTTCAACCAGCACGCCAAGTGGCTCAAGACCACCCGGCACATTCCGTGGCGCGCACCGATCGCGTCGCTCAACTATCTGTTGTCCTCGCACGTCTGGCGACAGGACAACAACGGGCTCTCCCACCAGGACCCGGGATTCATCGACCACGTGGTGAACAAGAAGGCCGACACCGTTCGGGTCTACCTGCCGCCGGACGCCAACACGTTGCTGTCGGTGGCCGACCACTGCCTGCGCAGCAGGCATTACGTCAACGTGATCGTGGCCGGCAAACAGCCTGCGCTGAACTACCTGAACATCGACGAGGCCGTCGCGCACTGCGCCCGCGGACTGGGAATCTGGAAGTGGGCCAGTAGCACCGACGGAGAACCGGACGTCGTTCTCGCCTGCGCAGGCGACGTCCCCACGCTCGAAGCCGTCGCGGCTGCGGCCGTGCTCCGCAAGCGCCTCCCGGAGTTGCGCGTCCGGGTGGTCAACGTCGTCGATCTGATGCGCCTCCAGCCGGACACCGAGCATCCGCACGGGTTGTCCGACCGCGATTTTGATGCGCTGTTCACGTCCGACAAACCGGTGGTGTTCGCCTACCACGGCTACCCGTCGCTGATCCACCGGCTCACCTACAGCCGCGCCAACCACCACAACTTCCACGTTCGGGGCTACAAGGAAGAGGGCACCACGACGACCCCATTCGACATGGTGATGCTCAACGATCTCGACCGGTACCGACTGGTCATGGACGTCATCGACCGGGTCCCGTCATTGGGCAGCCGCGCCGCCATGCTGCGCCAGCAGATGGCCGACGCCCGCCTGGCCGCCCGCGCCCATACCCGCGACCACGGTGAGGACGACCCCGCGGTCGCCAACTGGACCTGGACCACCTAG
- a CDS encoding MerR family transcriptional regulator, giving the protein MLTIGEFSSLTHLSVRTLRRYHDAALLEPAVVDQATNYRYYSVDQIPIAQVIHRLRELDVPLSDVQRILRTPDPGVRAALVAEHLQRLEDVLDRTRAAVVSLRRLLEPDPAPIHVELRAEPARTVAAVEAVVKSSDIEAWFAGAMAELEAAVGDTVAGPPGGTYDNALFEQERGHALVYLPTSAPPRTGRVHPVTLPAAELAVTTHVGEHNGVEVTYGELGTWVVQNAMSVAGPVREVYLVGPRDTRDPAAWRTQIGWPVFRVT; this is encoded by the coding sequence GTGCTGACCATCGGGGAGTTCTCGAGTCTGACCCACTTGAGCGTGCGGACCCTGCGTCGTTACCACGACGCCGCGCTGCTCGAACCCGCCGTCGTCGACCAGGCCACCAATTACCGCTACTACAGCGTCGACCAGATCCCGATCGCGCAGGTCATCCACCGGCTCCGCGAACTCGACGTCCCGCTGAGTGACGTGCAGCGGATCCTGCGCACCCCCGACCCCGGGGTCCGGGCGGCCCTCGTGGCAGAGCACCTGCAACGCCTCGAAGACGTGCTCGACCGCACCCGAGCCGCGGTCGTGTCGCTACGTCGTCTGCTCGAGCCTGATCCAGCGCCGATCCACGTGGAGTTGCGTGCCGAGCCGGCCCGGACGGTCGCGGCAGTGGAGGCCGTGGTCAAGAGTTCTGACATCGAGGCCTGGTTCGCCGGCGCGATGGCCGAGCTGGAGGCAGCCGTCGGCGACACCGTGGCCGGACCGCCAGGCGGCACCTACGACAACGCCCTGTTCGAACAGGAACGAGGTCACGCGCTGGTATACCTGCCGACGAGCGCTCCACCCCGCACCGGACGCGTGCACCCCGTGACGCTGCCGGCTGCCGAGCTGGCCGTCACGACTCACGTCGGCGAGCACAACGGGGTCGAGGTCACCTACGGCGAACTCGGGACCTGGGTGGTTCAGAACGCGATGTCGGTGGCCGGGCCGGTGCGGGAGGTCTACCTCGTCGGTCCGCGTGACACGCGCGATCCCGCCGCCTGGCGCACCCAGATCGGCTGGCCGGTCTTCCGCGTCACCTGA
- a CDS encoding RICIN domain-containing protein, whose translation MVLTVLGAALLGVAQSPATAATLGPYQIFPASPDPVKCLDVPDGTTANGASIIIYTCDRLKENQQWYFDEVSTGVWEIRNRETDKCMVVKGASTASGAAIIQYTCNGSTNSRWRTDYVRPAGGGLGWYKIRNAKSNLCIAVKGAGTANKTTLVQYACNGTLNGQFTWNYPFP comes from the coding sequence GTGGTCCTCACAGTGCTCGGAGCCGCCCTGTTGGGTGTGGCCCAGTCACCTGCGACAGCGGCCACGCTCGGCCCTTACCAGATCTTCCCGGCGTCTCCCGATCCGGTCAAATGCCTGGACGTTCCCGACGGTACGACGGCTAACGGCGCGAGCATCATCATCTACACCTGCGACCGGTTGAAAGAAAACCAGCAGTGGTACTTCGACGAGGTGTCGACCGGAGTCTGGGAAATACGCAACCGGGAAACCGACAAGTGCATGGTGGTGAAGGGCGCTTCGACTGCCTCCGGCGCGGCGATCATTCAATACACCTGTAACGGATCCACCAACTCGAGGTGGCGCACGGACTACGTACGGCCAGCCGGAGGCGGCCTCGGCTGGTACAAGATCCGCAACGCGAAGAGCAACCTCTGCATCGCGGTGAAGGGCGCCGGGACTGCCAACAAGACCACCCTCGTCCAATATGCCTGCAACGGGACGCTCAACGGGCAGTTCACCTGGAACTACCCCTTCCCGTAA
- a CDS encoding nuclear transport factor 2 family protein, whose product MTQSEQLPTIVRDFLAAHIVHDADTASKFLAEDVVAIDQGETFRGHDQVHAFIRDAGSEFQYTTEQTGARRVDDTHYVATLRLEGTFPGGTAELDYRFTLRDDLIAEIVIANHEA is encoded by the coding sequence ATGACACAGTCCGAGCAGCTCCCGACCATCGTGCGTGATTTCCTCGCCGCGCACATCGTCCACGACGCCGACACCGCCTCGAAGTTCCTCGCCGAGGACGTGGTGGCCATCGACCAGGGTGAGACCTTCCGCGGGCACGACCAGGTCCACGCGTTCATACGCGACGCCGGATCCGAGTTCCAGTACACCACCGAGCAGACCGGCGCTCGCCGCGTCGACGACACCCATTACGTCGCGACCCTGCGGCTGGAAGGCACGTTCCCCGGCGGCACCGCCGAGCTCGACTACCGGTTCACGCTGCGTGACGACCTCATCGCGGAGATCGTCATCGCCAACCACGAAGCCTGA